A portion of the Choristoneura fumiferana chromosome 6, NRCan_CFum_1, whole genome shotgun sequence genome contains these proteins:
- the ND-PDSW gene encoding NADH dehydrogenase (ubiquinone) PDSW subunit codes for MGAGDPPVPGQDNVFKAFISALYRTVDRPVTWFRESVVEPNQKQYPWYHQTFRRVPTIDQCYEDDVVCDFEANSQFKRDRAVDSEILTILRQRFEDCMLYEAPDHLTVCKPLWEKYKDAEEAWFIKYGDLGAYGDARKAYMKQKHRMLWERRHGPLSNQTKE; via the exons atgGGTGCCGGTGACCCACCAGTTCCAGGCCAGGATAATGTGTTCAAAGCGTTTATAAGCGCCCTTTACAGAACGGTGGATAGACCTGTAACGTGGTTCAGAG AGTCGGTGGTGGAGCCCAACCAGAAGCAGTATCCTTGGTACCACCAGACCTTCCGCCGCGTACCAACGATCGACCAGTGCTACGAAGACGACGTAGTTTGTGACTTTGAGGCAAACTCGCAGTTCAAACGCGATAG GGCTGTAGACTCTGAAATCCTGACGATCCTGCGTCAGCGCTTTGAGGACTGCATGTTGTATGAAGCGCCAGACCACCTAACTGTTTGCAAACCTCTCTGGGAAAAGTACAAGGATGCTGAGGAAGCTTGGTTCATCAAAT ATGGTGATCTCGGCGCGTACGGCGATGCTAGGAAAGCTTACATGAAACAGAAACACCGCATGCTTTGGGAGAGACGTCACGGCCCTCTGTCTAACCAGACTAAAGAGTAA